In a genomic window of Pedobacter sp. KBS0701:
- a CDS encoding ATP-binding cassette domain-containing protein, with protein sequence MSISVKNLSKHYDKQRAVDSISFEAKPGRILGFLGPNGAGKSTTMRMLTGYLSPTSGEAEIFGKSIISDAIEAKKHIGYLPENTPLYTDMYVKEFLNFVGQTYKLINLPARIDQVIKMLGLTPEQHKKIGMLSKGYRQRVGLAQAIIHNPAVLILDEPTSGLDPNQLVDIRQLIKTLGKAKTVVISTHIMQEVEAICDDIIIINKGKIVASDSLEGLKKVHQQQSLEDIFRKLTA encoded by the coding sequence ATGAGTATTTCAGTTAAAAATCTTTCTAAACATTACGATAAGCAAAGAGCGGTTGATTCCATCAGTTTTGAGGCTAAACCAGGGCGTATTTTGGGTTTTCTGGGTCCTAATGGCGCCGGTAAATCTACCACCATGCGTATGCTTACCGGTTACTTATCGCCTACTTCTGGTGAGGCTGAAATTTTTGGTAAAAGCATTATTTCTGATGCCATTGAAGCTAAAAAGCATATTGGCTACCTTCCTGAAAATACGCCGCTTTATACTGATATGTATGTAAAGGAATTTTTAAACTTTGTTGGTCAAACGTATAAACTTATCAATTTACCTGCAAGGATTGACCAAGTCATCAAAATGCTAGGCTTAACACCAGAACAGCATAAAAAAATTGGGATGTTATCTAAAGGGTATCGCCAAAGAGTGGGGCTGGCCCAGGCAATCATTCATAATCCAGCGGTTTTAATTTTAGATGAGCCTACTTCTGGTTTAGACCCCAATCAACTGGTCGACATCAGGCAACTGATCAAAACATTGGGCAAAGCTAAAACGGTTGTTATTTCTACCCACATTATGCAAGAAGTTGAAGCCATTTGTGATGACATCATCATTATTAACAAAGGTAAAATTGTAGCAAGCGATTCACTCGAGGGACTTAAAAAAGTGCACCAACAACAATCATTAGAAGATATTTTCAGAAAATTAACCGCTTAA
- a CDS encoding porin family protein, with product MKRLVLSLLTVAGLGFAASAQTEKPVTFGVKAGVAFPNMTISSGSTSVSFDAKTSFYVGGTAEFAVSDVISIQPGLTFISKGTKFNSNSFAFEDSDFGSTEKVTLNFNYLELPVNVLANFKLNGSGKIFVGAGPYFAYALSANGKYGSMKEDIKFGENESEFKRTDFGLNFLAGYQLNNGFNIHAGYGLGLSNIADTDLSDEITFKNKVFTVGIGFSF from the coding sequence ATGAAAAGGTTAGTATTATCTTTATTAACAGTTGCTGGCTTAGGCTTTGCAGCTTCAGCTCAAACAGAAAAACCGGTAACTTTTGGCGTAAAAGCAGGTGTGGCTTTTCCAAACATGACCATCTCATCAGGCAGTACTTCAGTAAGTTTTGATGCCAAAACCTCATTTTACGTTGGCGGTACAGCAGAATTTGCGGTATCGGATGTAATCTCAATCCAACCCGGCTTAACCTTTATCAGCAAAGGAACAAAATTTAATAGTAACAGCTTTGCTTTTGAAGATAGCGATTTTGGAAGCACAGAGAAAGTTACCTTAAACTTTAATTACCTCGAATTGCCGGTAAATGTATTGGCTAATTTTAAATTGAATGGTTCTGGTAAAATATTTGTTGGCGCCGGCCCTTATTTTGCTTATGCATTGAGTGCAAATGGCAAATATGGATCAATGAAAGAGGACATTAAATTTGGTGAAAATGAATCTGAATTTAAACGTACCGATTTTGGCTTAAATTTTCTGGCAGGTTACCAATTAAACAATGGCTTTAATATTCATGCTGGTTACGGATTAGGACTAAGCAATATAGCGGATACAGATCTCTCTGATGAGATTACCTTTAAAAACAAGGTTTTCACCGTTGGTATAGGTTTTTCTTTCTAA
- the gldF gene encoding gliding motility-associated ABC transporter permease subunit GldF — MYAVFKRELFSFLSSMVAYITIGIFLLVSGLLLWFFPDTSVLDYGYAELDGFFSLVPYLFMFLIPAITMRSFAEERREGTFELLITRPIQIWQIIAAKYLASLVLVLFALIPTLVYYYSISKLGFPEGNIDSGSVIGSYIGLFLLGAAFTSIGIFSSALTKNQVIAFVISAALCAFAFLGFDYSSQIAAFQSMENIVRNLGINQHYTSISRGVLDTRDLIYFISFSVLFLLFTKLIIGGKR, encoded by the coding sequence ATGTACGCAGTTTTTAAACGCGAGTTATTCAGTTTCTTGAGTTCGATGGTTGCCTATATAACCATTGGCATTTTTCTATTGGTTTCTGGCCTCTTACTTTGGTTTTTTCCTGATACTTCAGTGCTTGATTATGGTTATGCCGAACTTGACGGTTTTTTCAGTTTGGTTCCTTATCTTTTTATGTTTCTCATTCCCGCCATTACCATGCGCTCTTTTGCCGAGGAAAGGAGAGAGGGGACTTTCGAACTTTTAATTACCCGGCCCATCCAAATCTGGCAGATTATTGCGGCAAAATATTTAGCGAGCCTGGTTTTGGTATTATTTGCCTTAATCCCAACCTTAGTCTATTATTATAGCATCTCAAAATTGGGTTTTCCTGAAGGAAATATCGATTCAGGATCGGTTATTGGCTCCTATATCGGTTTGTTTTTATTGGGTGCTGCCTTCACATCAATTGGTATTTTCTCTTCTGCATTAACTAAAAATCAGGTTATTGCATTTGTCATCAGCGCGGCCTTATGTGCATTTGCTTTTTTAGGCTTCGATTATAGCAGTCAGATTGCTGCATTTCAAAGTATGGAGAATATCGTTCGCAACTTAGGCATTAATCAACATTATACTTCCATAAGCCGTGGCGTTTTAGACACCAGAGATCTGATTTACTTTATCTCCTTTTCGGTACTTTTTTTATTGTTCACCAAATTAATCATAGGAGGTAAACGATAA
- the gldG gene encoding gliding motility-associated ABC transporter substrate-binding protein GldG has translation MIVLITTLVIINILGQYVFYRFDFTADKRFTLSEKTKGLLQKNEKPVIITVFLAGELPPAFKRLQAAVSDILSDYKAYAKTEVKVVFVDPIAGLNQADQDTVINNLYERGIEATNLSIKTESGLTQKLVFPMAMMESEDKEFPIKLFQNLDIRGNYEDNINRAIENLEYIFTSSLKKVLSGDNPRIGFSESNGELSDLQLADAIHTLSNSYLVGRIDLNSIDKAGLDKLKMLIIAKPRKPFTEAEKYKINYFVMNGGRVIWSIDQVNAELDSLGGKSGQMAVNSNLNLDDMLFMYGARINYNIIADPANSTEIPVSTGVVGGQNQMQLVPWIYYPILLPDTAGSVVKKLDGVKSEFPSTVDTIGVKGVKKSYILNTSPYNKVFNVPKLFNLQMVGEQLDPRSFQSKPQHVGLILEGHFPSVFAGRPLPATITLPYTLESTSKASKMIVIGDGDIFKNQVSAQNGTPFPLGFDRYSQRTFGNKALLLNIVDYFTDNDNLIALRNKEVKIRLLDKAKIKLEKTKWQFINVVAPLLLLIFFAIFQHYYRKYKYAK, from the coding sequence TTGATCGTCTTAATAACTACACTGGTTATTATAAATATTTTAGGTCAGTACGTTTTCTATCGTTTTGATTTTACTGCCGATAAACGTTTTACACTGAGTGAGAAAACAAAAGGCTTACTGCAGAAAAATGAAAAACCGGTAATTATTACTGTGTTTTTAGCTGGTGAGTTACCACCTGCATTTAAACGTCTGCAAGCTGCGGTATCGGATATTTTATCTGATTATAAAGCTTATGCTAAAACGGAAGTTAAAGTAGTTTTTGTCGACCCCATAGCCGGGCTTAATCAGGCCGATCAGGATACAGTAATCAATAATTTGTACGAAAGAGGAATAGAAGCAACCAATTTAAGTATTAAAACAGAAAGTGGGTTAACGCAGAAACTCGTATTTCCGATGGCCATGATGGAAAGTGAGGATAAGGAATTCCCCATTAAACTTTTTCAGAATTTAGATATCCGTGGGAATTACGAAGACAATATAAACCGCGCTATTGAAAATCTGGAGTACATTTTTACTTCAAGTTTAAAGAAGGTACTTTCGGGTGATAATCCTCGGATTGGTTTCTCTGAATCAAATGGCGAACTCTCTGATTTGCAACTGGCTGATGCGATTCACACCTTATCGAATAGTTATCTGGTTGGCCGAATTGATTTAAATAGTATTGATAAGGCAGGGCTTGATAAATTGAAAATGCTGATTATTGCCAAGCCCAGGAAACCATTTACAGAAGCTGAAAAATACAAAATCAACTATTTTGTAATGAATGGCGGGAGGGTAATCTGGAGTATCGACCAGGTAAATGCCGAATTGGATAGTTTAGGTGGGAAAAGTGGACAGATGGCTGTTAATAGTAATCTGAACCTGGATGATATGCTTTTTATGTATGGCGCAAGGATCAATTATAATATTATTGCTGATCCGGCGAACAGTACCGAAATTCCGGTTTCAACAGGGGTTGTAGGCGGACAGAACCAGATGCAACTGGTGCCCTGGATTTATTATCCTATCTTATTACCTGATACGGCTGGAAGTGTAGTGAAAAAGCTGGATGGTGTAAAATCTGAATTTCCAAGCACGGTAGATACTATTGGAGTTAAAGGTGTGAAGAAATCTTACATTTTGAATACCTCGCCTTATAACAAAGTATTTAATGTGCCGAAATTGTTTAACTTGCAGATGGTAGGCGAACAGTTAGATCCACGATCTTTCCAGAGTAAACCGCAACATGTTGGTTTGATCTTAGAAGGTCATTTCCCATCGGTTTTTGCCGGGCGCCCCTTACCAGCTACCATTACGCTGCCTTATACCTTAGAAAGCACCAGCAAAGCTTCTAAAATGATCGTAATAGGAGATGGTGATATTTTTAAAAACCAGGTATCAGCGCAAAACGGAACGCCCTTTCCATTAGGTTTCGATCGTTATTCGCAGCGTACTTTTGGCAATAAGGCTTTATTACTCAACATTGTCGATTATTTTACAGATAACGATAACTTAATTGCCCTAAGGAATAAAGAAGTAAAAATTAGATTGTTGGATAAGGCGAAAATTAAGCTCGAAAAAACAAAGTGGCAATTTATAAATGTTGTGGCGCCCTTGTTATTGTTAATATTCTTTGCAATTTTTCAACATTATTACCGCAAATACAAGTACGCTAAATAA
- the dnaN gene encoding DNA polymerase III subunit beta — translation MRFIVSTSTLLKHLQTVNGASSSSTVLPILENFLFEIKDGNLTISATDLQTSMTTALAVESKEEGKVAVPSKILLDTLKTLPDQPIAFNIDDSTFAIEISAGDGKYKLSGENGDDFPKIPVVENASSVNLPASVLTEAITKTIFAVSNDELRPAMTGVFCQLSPQHITFVATDAHKLVRYRRMDSKADKATSFILPKKALTLLKAALPSTDINVSVDYNATSAFFKFENINLVCRLIDERYPDYEAVIPTNNPNKLIIDRSLFLNTLRRVVIFANKTTHQVRLKISGSELNISSEDLDFANEAHERLSCQYDGEDLEIGFNARFLIEMLSNLSGDEVTLELSTPNRAGLLIPQTNDENEDVLMLVMPVMLNNSY, via the coding sequence ATGAGATTTATTGTATCCACATCAACTCTATTAAAACACTTACAAACCGTAAATGGTGCATCAAGCAGCAGTACGGTTTTGCCTATATTAGAAAATTTTCTCTTCGAAATTAAAGATGGAAACTTAACTATCTCTGCTACCGATCTGCAAACCAGCATGACAACTGCTTTGGCTGTAGAGTCAAAGGAAGAAGGCAAAGTGGCTGTTCCATCTAAAATTTTATTAGATACGCTTAAAACGTTACCAGATCAACCAATCGCTTTCAATATCGATGATAGTACTTTTGCGATCGAGATCAGCGCCGGTGATGGTAAATATAAATTGAGTGGTGAAAATGGTGATGATTTTCCGAAGATTCCTGTAGTAGAAAACGCGTCTTCTGTAAATTTACCAGCATCAGTTTTAACCGAAGCCATAACAAAAACTATTTTTGCGGTAAGTAATGATGAGTTGCGCCCGGCTATGACAGGTGTATTCTGTCAGTTATCTCCTCAGCACATCACCTTTGTAGCTACTGATGCACATAAATTGGTGAGATATCGCCGTATGGATAGCAAAGCAGATAAAGCAACCTCATTTATTCTTCCGAAAAAGGCCTTAACACTTTTAAAAGCTGCTTTACCTTCAACAGATATTAATGTATCAGTAGATTATAATGCAACAAGCGCTTTCTTTAAGTTCGAAAATATCAACTTAGTGTGTCGTTTAATAGACGAGCGCTATCCTGATTATGAAGCAGTAATTCCAACCAATAATCCAAACAAGCTAATTATCGATAGAAGTTTGTTTTTAAATACCCTTCGCAGGGTTGTAATTTTTGCCAATAAAACGACGCATCAGGTAAGATTGAAAATTAGCGGAAGTGAATTAAATATCTCTTCTGAAGATTTGGATTTTGCTAACGAGGCACATGAGCGTTTAAGTTGCCAATATGATGGTGAAGACCTCGAAATTGGCTTCAATGCACGCTTTTTGATCGAAATGTTAAGTAATTTAAGTGGTGATGAAGTTACTTTAGAACTTTCTACACCAAATAGGGCTGGACTTTTAATTCCGCAAACCAATGACGAAAATGAAGACGTCTTAATGTTGGTAATGCCTGTGATGCTAAACAATAGTTATTAA
- a CDS encoding DUF4397 domain-containing protein yields MKIYNNLSKLLLLLIALCSIGLSSCKKNNPGEVVNGEARLKMVNASLAEDHQDFYLDKEKLTTSALAFGETSEYVKIPSGNRSVSYTGTNNTGTDTSLNFTPSITYTTFLVTNKKGELEIVNYEDNLSNTESAKAKIKLINLTPSFATGINVMVEGGTQFVNGLAFKEASNYFTVDTGVNLRYSVVGSGSIKTIESTNLSGGKIYTVWFSGTTAATLTSHIITDN; encoded by the coding sequence ATGAAAATCTATAACAACCTCTCGAAACTCCTGCTTTTGCTCATTGCCTTATGCAGTATAGGCTTGTCATCCTGTAAAAAAAATAATCCAGGTGAAGTAGTTAATGGCGAGGCCAGGTTAAAAATGGTTAATGCTTCACTGGCCGAGGATCATCAGGATTTTTATTTAGATAAGGAGAAACTAACCACTTCGGCGTTAGCATTTGGAGAAACGAGCGAATATGTAAAAATACCTTCAGGTAATAGAAGCGTTTCTTACACCGGAACAAATAATACGGGTACAGATACTTCATTAAACTTTACCCCATCTATCACATACACTACTTTTTTGGTTACCAATAAAAAGGGCGAACTGGAAATTGTTAATTATGAAGATAATCTGAGTAATACAGAATCAGCCAAAGCAAAAATTAAACTGATTAACCTTACGCCCAGTTTTGCGACAGGTATAAACGTTATGGTGGAGGGAGGTACACAATTCGTTAACGGATTGGCTTTTAAAGAAGCCTCGAATTATTTTACGGTAGATACTGGTGTAAATTTAAGATATTCAGTGGTAGGTTCAGGTAGTATTAAAACGATTGAAAGCACAAACTTGTCAGGAGGTAAAATTTATACGGTCTGGTTTAGTGGTACTACCGCTGCAACATTAACTTCACATATCATTACCGATAATTAA
- a CDS encoding DUF4397 domain-containing protein translates to MKNTVLFSKIFLLFACAFLISSCIKNNNFIKGDAKIRFFQAASTDTTQNFYLNGIQIGTSVAYNTNTSYVVIPGDSVFNITTKNIGTGVDATSLTNQTFKIGQNYSVFYYKEKTGDPAKLKVYTDDVKPDLDSAKLTFINLGYTLGSNVVITDSTNTAKPIESSLGYGETKTFKVKVNKIMKYAFKLSIPTATNPPPVVTRLDSLTINNGRVYLILLDGDKKGELKNRIISSN, encoded by the coding sequence ATGAAAAATACAGTATTGTTTTCCAAAATATTCCTTCTTTTTGCATGCGCTTTTTTAATCAGCTCTTGTATCAAAAACAATAATTTCATTAAAGGAGATGCGAAAATCCGTTTTTTTCAAGCGGCTTCCACCGATACAACTCAAAATTTTTATTTAAATGGGATACAGATTGGAACTTCGGTAGCTTATAATACAAATACAAGTTATGTTGTTATACCCGGCGATTCTGTTTTTAACATCACTACCAAAAATATAGGCACTGGTGTAGATGCTACTTCATTGACGAATCAGACATTTAAAATTGGTCAAAATTATTCTGTTTTTTATTACAAAGAAAAAACCGGCGATCCTGCAAAATTGAAAGTTTATACGGATGATGTAAAACCAGATCTGGATTCTGCTAAGTTAACTTTTATAAACCTGGGTTACACACTTGGATCTAACGTTGTAATTACAGATAGTACAAATACAGCTAAACCGATTGAATCTTCACTTGGTTATGGTGAGACTAAGACTTTTAAAGTAAAAGTTAATAAGATCATGAAATATGCATTTAAATTATCTATCCCTACAGCAACAAATCCACCACCCGTTGTCACACGTTTAGATTCTCTCACCATTAATAATGGACGAGTTTACCTGATATTACTTGACGGAGATAAAAAAGGTGAGCTTAAAAACCGGATCATCTCATCCAACTAA
- a CDS encoding DedA family protein: MELLQQLLDFILHIDVHLAEIVNEYRTWTYLILFLIIFAETGFVVTPFLPGDSLLFAMGALIAGEHETGLNIWIMLLILIVAAILGNTVNYKLGSVLGAGVFKEKNKILKLKYYHQSHEFFEKHGGKAIMLSRFLPIFRTIAPFVAGIAKMPFGRFTYYNIIGGVTWIFALLIGGYLLGQIPVIKNNFELVIIFIAVVTFVPAIWAAIRSRMEPKKVEKIIEGEDPKS; this comes from the coding sequence TTGGAATTACTACAGCAGCTTTTAGATTTTATTCTTCACATTGATGTTCATTTAGCCGAAATTGTTAATGAATATCGTACATGGACCTACCTTATTTTATTCCTGATCATTTTTGCGGAAACAGGTTTTGTGGTTACACCGTTCCTTCCCGGCGATTCATTGCTTTTTGCGATGGGTGCATTAATTGCAGGCGAACATGAAACTGGTTTAAATATCTGGATTATGCTCCTTATATTAATTGTAGCTGCGATTTTGGGGAATACAGTTAACTATAAACTGGGAAGTGTTTTGGGCGCCGGGGTATTTAAAGAGAAAAATAAAATCTTAAAACTTAAATATTATCACCAATCGCATGAATTTTTCGAAAAACATGGTGGTAAAGCCATTATGTTGAGCCGGTTCTTGCCGATTTTCCGAACAATTGCGCCTTTTGTTGCCGGTATAGCGAAAATGCCTTTTGGCCGTTTTACCTACTATAATATTATTGGTGGTGTAACCTGGATTTTCGCCCTATTAATTGGTGGTTACCTGTTAGGACAGATTCCGGTAATCAAAAATAACTTCGAACTTGTCATCATCTTTATTGCCGTAGTTACTTTTGTTCCTGCCATTTGGGCTGCCATCAGGAGCCGCATGGAGCCTAAAAAGGTTGAAAAAATTATTGAAGGAGAGGATCCCAAATCATAA
- a CDS encoding zinc dependent phospholipase C family protein has protein sequence MKRLTILTALIIPILFCTSWGFFAHQRINNLAVFTLPPDMIGFYKKNIKYITEHAVDPDKRRYADTLEAPRHYLDVENYEKNIDSIPEKWDDALARYGLKKLNTDGIIPWQIQRSYFGLVKAFKMHDSVKILKYSADLGHYIGDAHVPLHTTANHNGQLTNQVGIHAFWESRLPELFSTQYNFVVGQADYIENPLQEIWKVLKHTHSLVDTVLSCEAALNASFPSRQKYSFSERNNTVLKQYSREYSKAYHDKMNNMVEKQMRAAILTIGSFWYSAWVDAGQPVLKNLVKTEISPDEQKEEKETEKKYQNGILIGREL, from the coding sequence ATGAAAAGATTAACGATTTTAACCGCGTTAATCATCCCTATACTTTTTTGTACCTCCTGGGGGTTCTTTGCACATCAAAGGATAAACAATCTTGCTGTTTTTACTTTGCCTCCTGACATGATCGGTTTCTATAAAAAGAACATCAAATACATTACCGAACATGCTGTTGATCCAGATAAACGGAGATATGCTGATACGCTAGAAGCACCACGGCATTACCTTGATGTGGAAAATTATGAAAAAAATATTGATAGCATTCCTGAAAAATGGGATGATGCCCTGGCCAGATATGGATTAAAAAAGCTGAACACCGATGGTATTATCCCCTGGCAAATACAGCGTAGCTATTTTGGTTTAGTTAAAGCATTTAAAATGCATGATTCGGTAAAAATATTAAAATATTCTGCAGATCTGGGCCATTACATTGGCGATGCACACGTTCCTTTACACACCACTGCCAACCATAACGGGCAACTCACCAATCAAGTTGGTATCCACGCTTTTTGGGAAAGCCGTTTACCTGAATTGTTTTCAACTCAGTACAATTTTGTTGTAGGCCAGGCAGATTATATTGAAAACCCATTGCAGGAAATCTGGAAAGTACTTAAACATACCCATAGTTTGGTTGATACTGTTCTAAGTTGTGAAGCAGCATTAAATGCATCATTTCCTTCCAGGCAAAAGTATAGCTTTTCAGAACGGAACAATACCGTGCTCAAACAATACTCCAGAGAATATTCAAAAGCCTATCACGATAAGATGAACAATATGGTCGAAAAACAGATGCGCGCTGCCATATTAACCATAGGTTCTTTTTGGTATTCAGCCTGGGTAGATGCCGGACAGCCGGTGCTCAAAAACCTGGTTAAAACAGAAATATCGCCTGATGAACAAAAAGAGGAAAAAGAAACCGAAAAGAAATACCAAAATGGTATACTTATCGGCCGGGAACTTTAG
- a CDS encoding VOC family protein produces the protein MTKPLVTCLWFDGQAEAAAKYYCTVFKDSKITQITPMVVTFELNGNKFMGLNGGPQFKFDEAISLMVNCDSQNEIDYYWDTFINDGGTESVCGWLKDKFGLSWQIVPSNIGTLMAEPERAKRVMDVVMQMKKLDMKKMENA, from the coding sequence ATGACAAAACCACTTGTAACATGCCTTTGGTTTGACGGACAAGCCGAAGCAGCAGCAAAATACTACTGCACCGTTTTTAAAGATTCCAAAATTACTCAGATTACCCCTATGGTAGTTACTTTTGAATTAAATGGAAATAAATTTATGGGCCTTAATGGCGGGCCACAATTTAAATTCGATGAAGCTATTTCACTTATGGTTAACTGTGACAGTCAGAATGAAATAGATTATTACTGGGATACTTTTATAAATGATGGAGGCACAGAGAGTGTTTGCGGATGGCTAAAGGATAAATTCGGACTTTCATGGCAAATTGTTCCATCAAACATTGGTACGCTAATGGCTGAACCCGAAAGAGCAAAAAGAGTAATGGATGTGGTTATGCAGATGAAAAAGCTGGACATGAAAAAAATGGAAAACGCATAA
- a CDS encoding DUF695 domain-containing protein, whose translation MSLLKNLFGKKEDKIKSNEDFWIWFRKNEKDFFNVVKTSGDFEKDFFDKLSPKLAELKDGYFFLTGMINNNTAELVLTADGNIKNIVFVEELVAAAPNIDGWTITALKSPLAIENVNISMGNYEFNRENLNFYYTVHPNLPDEIDLTIVHDDLNQQNANAITNGVYIFLDNYLGELNFATTIDRLNIVGKEQHEKELIPIEKLKDFLIWREKEFIEKYDGIIHSTENDSYNMLEAELENGNPLIAVVNTGLLSWEDKASHPWILNVEIRFSPDGNGLPNKDEYDQLNKLEDEILMLLKDTDGYLNIGRETANGTREIFFACKEFRKPSKIMPQFIKKYAGSFQISYEIYRDKYWQSFNRFMGN comes from the coding sequence ATGAGTTTGTTAAAAAATTTATTTGGGAAAAAAGAAGATAAAATAAAATCGAATGAAGATTTCTGGATCTGGTTCCGGAAAAATGAAAAGGATTTCTTCAATGTTGTTAAAACAAGTGGGGATTTTGAAAAAGACTTCTTCGATAAGCTTTCGCCCAAATTGGCCGAATTGAAAGATGGTTATTTCTTTTTAACAGGAATGATCAATAACAATACCGCTGAACTGGTTCTTACGGCCGATGGGAACATTAAAAATATCGTTTTTGTAGAAGAGCTTGTTGCCGCCGCACCAAATATTGACGGTTGGACCATTACTGCATTAAAATCACCCTTAGCTATAGAAAATGTAAACATAAGTATGGGTAATTACGAGTTTAATAGAGAAAATTTAAATTTTTATTATACCGTACATCCAAATTTGCCAGATGAAATAGATCTAACCATTGTCCATGACGATTTAAACCAACAGAATGCCAACGCAATCACAAACGGGGTATATATTTTTCTTGATAATTACCTGGGGGAGCTGAACTTCGCAACTACCATAGATCGGTTAAATATAGTTGGAAAAGAACAGCACGAAAAAGAGCTTATCCCGATAGAAAAATTAAAAGATTTTCTGATCTGGCGTGAAAAGGAATTTATAGAAAAGTACGATGGCATAATTCACAGTACTGAAAATGACAGCTATAATATGCTGGAAGCGGAATTAGAAAATGGCAATCCATTAATTGCTGTTGTAAATACCGGTTTGTTATCCTGGGAGGATAAAGCGTCGCACCCATGGATTTTAAATGTTGAAATTAGATTTTCTCCGGACGGGAATGGATTACCCAATAAAGATGAATACGATCAGCTAAATAAGCTGGAAGATGAAATTTTAATGCTATTAAAAGATACTGATGGATATTTGAACATCGGCAGAGAGACCGCAAATGGCACAAGAGAGATCTTCTTCGCTTGTAAAGAATTCAGGAAACCCTCGAAAATAATGCCCCAATTCATCAAAAAATATGCCGGCAGTTTTCAGATATCTTACGAAATTTACAGAGATAAATATTGGCAATCATTTAATAGATTTATGGGCAACTAA
- a CDS encoding DUF3999 family protein: MGVNSVWHKIALPDDLYKNANAGFDDLRIFGFNGKDTIEIPYLLKQRVDKVTSNDITFKQINQSASPNGYYYTFQSLGINLINQIKLAFKQENFDWKVTLEGSNDNKEWFSILSDYRILSIKNSDTEYQFTKLNFPDSKYQYFRIALKSPIQPDLLEAKISKTDTIKGTYKEVRYKSFDLKNDVSKKETVVDVTLADPIPLSYLKLNAQSDFDFYRPIKIEYATDSFKTDKGIQYNYVNLYEGIISSLEEAAFNFENTVTSRLKITIQNNDNKPLRLNGLQLKGNIYEIIARFDQPKNEYALYYGNEKVTAPVYEIEKFENKIPVNLTSVNIGAEQQNPAYTIKTEKPLFENKAWLWVLMVVIIVLLGWFSFKMLKN, encoded by the coding sequence ATGGGTGTTAATTCTGTTTGGCATAAAATTGCATTGCCAGATGATTTATATAAAAATGCAAATGCAGGTTTCGATGATTTAAGGATTTTTGGCTTCAACGGAAAAGATACCATAGAGATTCCTTACCTGTTAAAACAACGTGTAGATAAAGTAACTTCAAATGATATTACATTTAAACAGATTAACCAAAGTGCCAGTCCAAATGGTTACTATTATACTTTTCAATCGCTGGGAATAAACTTAATTAATCAGATTAAGTTGGCTTTTAAACAAGAAAACTTCGATTGGAAAGTTACCCTCGAAGGAAGTAATGATAACAAAGAATGGTTTTCCATCTTATCAGACTACCGAATTTTATCAATCAAAAATAGCGATACAGAATACCAGTTTACCAAACTGAATTTTCCTGATTCGAAATATCAATATTTTAGGATTGCGTTAAAAAGCCCCATACAGCCTGATTTGTTGGAAGCAAAAATTTCGAAAACAGATACCATAAAAGGAACCTATAAAGAGGTTAGGTACAAATCTTTCGACCTTAAAAATGATGTATCCAAAAAAGAAACCGTGGTTGATGTAACCTTGGCCGATCCTATTCCTCTATCCTATCTAAAGTTGAATGCACAAAGCGATTTCGATTTTTACCGTCCAATCAAAATAGAATATGCAACAGACAGTTTTAAAACCGACAAAGGCATTCAGTACAATTATGTGAATCTTTATGAGGGCATAATAAGTTCTTTAGAAGAAGCGGCATTCAATTTTGAAAATACCGTTACATCCAGGTTAAAAATTACTATCCAAAACAACGACAATAAACCATTACGATTAAATGGCTTACAGTTAAAAGGAAATATTTACGAAATTATTGCCCGGTTTGATCAGCCAAAAAATGAATATGCCCTCTATTATGGCAATGAAAAGGTAACTGCTCCGGTTTATGAAATTGAAAAATTTGAAAATAAAATTCCGGTTAATTTAACCAGCGTAAACATTGGAGCGGAACAGCAAAACCCGGCTTACACCATAAAAACAGAAAAACCACTATTCGAAAATAAAGCCTGGCTTTGGGTGCTAATGGTAGTGATTATTGTGTTATTGGGCTGGTTTTCATTTAAAATGTTAAAGAATTAA